The genomic interval AGAAAGTAAAGATAGGACCAAAAACTGTGGATTGCATTTTCATTGGATATGTTCAAAACAGTAGTGCGTATCGTTTTCTTGTATATGAATCTCAAATACCTGATATTCACAAGAATACGGtaatggaatcaagaaatgcttCGTTCTTTGAACACATGTTTCCATGTAAATCTAAGGAAGAACCAAGTTCATCCAAAAGATTATATGAAACAATTGATGAAGAACAAGAGCTTGATCAAGACATTGAACCTAGACGTAGCAAGAGAGCTAGGACTGGGAAATCCTTTGGTCCGgatttcatcactttcatgatggaaagtgaacctcaaagcttcaaggaagcaattagttcatctgagggacctctatggaaagaggctatcaattccgaaatggaatccattttacaaaaccatacgtgggaattagtaaatcttcctccgggaagcaaaccactaggctgtaaatgggctttcaaaaggaaaaagaaatcaGATGGAACAATAGATAAGTATAAAGCCAGATTGGTAATTAAAGGTTACCATCAACGTGAGGGGTTTGATTACTTTGACACATATTCTCCTGTATCGAGAATAACCTCTATCCGTGTGATACTTGCGATTGCCGCCTTGCGGAATCTTGAAGTACACCAAATGGACGTAAAgactgcttttctaaatggagaTTTAGAAGAGGAAATTTACATGGAACAACCTGAGGGATTTTCTGCGACCGGACAAGAAAATAAGGTATGTAAACTGGTGAAGTCTCTGTATGGCTTAAAACAAGCACCAAAGCAATGGCACGAAAAATTTGATAAAGCCATGATGGAAAGTGGATTTAAATTCAGTGAATGTGACAAATGTGTATACATAAAAAACACTGAAAATGGATATGTCATTTTATGTCTTTACGTAGATGACATACTTATCATTGGTAGTAATGATAAGATGATCAAATCCACTAAGAAGTTATTGAACTCAAGATTTGACATGAAAGATTTAGGCTTAGCCGATGTGATCCTTGGAATTAAAATCCATAGAACATCAGAAGGGATAGTCCTAAGTCAGTCACATTATTTTGACAAAATACTTGAGAAATTCAATAACGATGACTCTGCATTGGCTAGAACCCCGATAGATACCAGTCAACATCTATCAAAGAATCGAGGTGAGAGTATGTCTCAATTAGAATACTCTCGAGTCATTGGAAGTCTGATGTACCTAATGAGTtgtacaagaccagacataGCCTATGCAGTGAGCAAATTGAGTAGATTCACGAGTAATCCAGGAGTTGAACACTGGAAAGCAATTATCAGATTGCTAAGATACTTAAGGTACACTCGTGATCATGGGCTGCACTATACCAGATATCCTGCTGTTATCGAAGGATACAGTGATGCAAATtggatatctgatatgaaagacTCAAAATCTACAAGTGGATTTGTATTCACTTTAGGAGGTGCAGCAATTGCGTGGAAATCTTCTAAACAAACAGTAATAGCCAGATCcacgatggaatctgagtttaTAGCTCTTGACAAGTGTGGTGAAGAGGCTGAATGGCTGCGTCATTTTTTAGAAGATGTTTCAGGATGGGAAAAACCAGTGCCGGCTATATGCATACATTGTGATAGTCAATCTGCAATTGGAAGGGCACAAAATACAATGTATAATGGTAAGTCTAGGCATATACGTCGTAGACACAATACCATTAGACAACTACTCTCAACCGGAGTTATCTCTGTTGACTATGTAAAGTCAAAGGATAATATAGCGGATCCGCTAACCAAAGGGTTAAACAGAGAGTTAGTTGCAAAATCGTCAAGGGGAATGGGGCTCAAGCCTATAAAATAAATTGGTGCGAAGGAAAACCCAACCTACGCTGACTGGAGATCCCAAGAACTAGGTTCAATGGGACAACCGAATCGCATTAATTTGGAGAATCACTGTGGGGGTTATCCCTAGTCCATTCCTATTATGAAACAATGAATGTTGAGGATAAGCTTACGGCTTTTAATGATTCTGATGAGAAGAATATAGAATCACCTATGTGAGAGAGAAGTGGGGCCGCTTCGAAGGAATTGCAAGGCTCAATTCTAGACCCTCTCGCAGAACCAGGCGTGTGTTCATGGCCAAAACGAACACAATCATGAGAACTGAATAGTATCAGGGAGAGTCTTGTGTGAAATATATCTTAATTTACATAAACGGCAGAACAGTTCAAGGACATCATGTCTACTGGTCAGCTAGTAAAGCAAATATATTTCATGAGGGAAGGTTCAAAGGAATACACCTACCTATCCTATGCAGGATTCGACTGTAGAACTTTGTCACCGAGATGTATATcaattttcattcatgtgggggattgttggaaatttgaataaaaattacatGTCTTGAATGTGGGAATGCCTTTTGGttctccacattcttgagttggttgtggctcattattgtggagtgtcttttgactttccacattcttgagttacttgaaaacttgtggctcttcatattcttgagttaatgggaagattaattgagttaattaatcttgcatgaCTCTTGGTATGCTTTTTgggggcttataaatagtgtGCTCATTTCATCATTTCAAGTGCATGAAAATCTTTTCTCTTTCAAGTattctcttgcatttcatattgttagcttttcttttggcctccgttaaatctcggtgataaagtaaaggtacgctttcagttcgtcgtagtagtgtctcgtgctaagtcactgctggttgttccgttgtatcctgggaaacagacgtccaagttcatcctcgaagcacatcccggaggggacgaatctgttttaaggacactgtattttcatacaggcctcggtttgctTTATTTTAAGCATTGTGCTACTGTTTTGTTCATACTACTAGTTCGTTGGTTTTAGTATACCTTTCTGTTTATTCCATACATTTTgtataacaatatatatatatatatactaggaaTGTACACGTGCGATGCACGTAGGTGActaataatgaaaaaatataataacgAGAATTAGATAATGTTTAAAGTCGTTTGAATAACATCATGTTTATAAGTATTTATCAATCTAAATATATcgaaacacaatacataaaaatatatcatgacaataaatcatatatattcacTTATTTATATGACATTTTTCAATCCGCGACATAATACAGCTCTCTTAAATGATAAATCAGCAAAACTATTTTTCATTCATATAtcattcaaaattaaaaaaataataaaaataaaattaaaagaataGTGAATTTTACcaaaatcaaaactaaaatttacTTAAATAGAGTATACATAGACAATGCCAATTCTATCCTACTCCGAGAGATTTACTCCCTGtcactaaataatatatatatatgtctagCATTTAAAATAGCTACAATAATTTTATTAGTGTTTATAAATGGGTAGAACATagaatttcttataataattaaattttaaaatattgattttttacaatttatatGATTCTagcacaaaaataaaaataatagaaaTAAAATCTCAAACCTCAAACGTAAAAATTTtactatcaaataaaaatttcacgtaatttttaaatataaaatattaagttttaaaatttgagaataatAATATAACACATGTTATATACATGAAACAAAATTAGTTTGGTTGATTTTTTGTTAAAGTAGTGTGAAatgtaataataaaaatttaaaaaaaaaaagacatgtgTAAGAAAAAAAGTAAAAGGGAGTAACTCACCTGGAGTAGGATAGAATTGGCCACATAGACAAACATCAAATAAAATTCtcttaaatttatttaagacaaacatcaaataaaattctcttaatttactaaattatcataataatgttaaaataaaatcattaaacttGTTATTAAGGTAAATATCACTGTTGCTTTGCTAACTTTTAACACATtgttgattttatttaatttctatgtttttttagaatacatattatatataattaattttatatcagaatcaatcatttataaattaatattggtgattaataatttaagaaaaataaaattttaacataataccactcaaataaatatgtatagtaaaaatatatatatataaataaaataatatgtaataCTCAGttaaaaaatgataataaactatcaatataattcatatttattataagtattattttgattaattttttttaaagattatatcataaatttagtTTAAAATTTAGAGAGAGAAAAAAGAAGTAGAATGTGCATTAATATCTAAATATATCTAAGATAGACAATGAATCACAAAAATTGACTTagaaatgtaaataaataatttttttacataaaatttagaaaataaagaagaatgtgaattaATATCCAAATCTATCTAAGATGGACAATGAATCACAAAAAACCCTTAAAAAGACATATTAGTTTAATGTGCTAACTTAAATGAACAAGgaaatgtaaaaaaataatttttttggcatAAATTTTAAGAAATAAAGAGGAATGTGTATTAATGTCCAAATATTTAAGATGAacaatgaattacaaaaaaaaaaaccttaatTTTAAGAAATAAAGAGGAATGTGTATTAATATCCAAATATTTAAGATGAacaatgaattacaaaaaaaaaaaaccttaagATAACCTAATAATTTAATTGGCCAACTTAAATGAACAAGGACATATaaggaaattcacaattgaagtggtatatttatatgtatatatatatgtatgttagattagattatatatatatatatatatatatatatatatatatatatatatatatatatatatatatatatatatacacacacatatatatatatgtataaaataGGTGAATGTCACCTTATTGGTGGATACAAAAGTGGACACCGTGAGATAACAACATATATATAGATGAGTGTCAACTCATTGGTAGATACAAAAGTGGACACGACGAGAGAACAATATATCATGTGAGAATTTTCTAATGCTTTAAATTGTCTTACATTCTTATATTTGATACAAGCACCTGATACTGATCACACCTTAAAAATCTCATTATATCCACATTAATTTATTTGATGAATTTTACATTGTGAAAATTGAATATTAATTTAGTAATTAATTTTGTCTATTTTGTTAATGGCTAATGTAATTCgtcaaaattaaatttaatcttAGCCCAATAAATGTGTTTTTCTTTTCATCATCGTCTTTTCTTCGTTGAGGTATCAAACATTGATGATATCGGCACTTGTCATTGCTGGCCTTACGTTAGATGATGTCGACACacgtcataaaaaaaatatcgatATTATCGATGTCATGTTTATACTCCGATTTTATTCGATTACAACTAAACATTGATGACCTACATGACCCAATACTATATCACATGCGAGGTCAAAGATGATTTTTTTTCCTTGCAAGAATACAACACCTTTTTTTACCAATAAAAGAGTGAGATGAGATTTGGTTCTAGTTGCTATAAATTGTGGGATCCAAGTTgggtaaaaaaaaatatccaaTATAAAACAATATCTATCCAATCATgtaaacttatatatatatatatatacacacacacacacactagcTAGTGTAGTATCCTTCCTCCCTCCTtctctatctcacaaaataaaCACCTAGGGTGCATTGGACGAGTGTTTTCGGTGTTTCGACAGCGAAAGTTTTGAAGTTATGCGGGTGAAAATGGGCAGAAAATGCTCACATTGTGGGAATATTGGCCACAATTCAAGAACTTGCAACAACTCTTCCAAAGAGCCTAATGGTGGAGTTAGGCTTTTTGGTGTGCAAATTGACATCTCCTCCGTCTCTTCAACTCGTATCAAGAAAAGCCTTAGTTTGGATTGCTTATCCTCTATATCTCCCTTATCTCCTTCAACCTCCTTATCTTCGTCGATGTTTTCCATCAGTGAGAATTCTGATAAGACATCCACTGGCTACCAATCCGATGGCCCGTTAGATCGAGCACCCGAAAGAAAGAAAGGTACGTAGTGATGGTTCAGATCACATTGTATGGTAATTTTCGACTTTTTTCATGTTTCATTGATGTTTGGTTGTTGATTTTGGTTTGTTAGGAGTTCCATGGACAGAAGAGGAACATCGCATGTTCCTACTCGGACTCGAGAAGCTCGGGAAAGGAGATTGGAGAGGGATTTCAAGAAACTTTGTGACTTCCAGGACTCCAACTCAAGTTGCTAGCCATGCTCAGAAGTATTTTCTCAGACAGGGCAGCATCAACCAGAAAAAACGACGCTCTAGCCTTTTCGATATGGTAAAACGAGCGCAAAACAGCCCGTATATTATATATGACTTCTCTTTGTTCTACATCTTCTGTCGTATTATTAGTTCTAATGTTGCATACATTGATGTAGGTTGGAGATATCAGTTTAGTGCATCAGACTGAACATGATGCCCGGTTTGGAGGCAACTTCCTCCAAATTGAGTCGAGGATTTCACGAGGACTGCATGAATCCATTTCACAATGCTTCCCAGAAAAATGTCATTTGGGCTTATGAATCTATGAACTTCAACACCGATGAGCTTTCGGGTATGTCGAAAAGTTCGAACTCTCCAGATGCAACTGATCATCTTGAATTGGATCTTTCACTTTCAGGCACAGCTCCAACTACTTCAATGGGGCAGAATGGATCTCCGCCTTCTTCTCTTTTAATGGAATCTATTCGGGTTATCTGATTTCTTATTTGAAAGTTCATGATGTTACAGCATGATCAATGGAGgaataattttccaaaa from Primulina eburnea isolate SZY01 chromosome 17, ASM2296580v1, whole genome shotgun sequence carries:
- the LOC140818233 gene encoding transcription factor MYBS3-like, whose translation is MRVKMGRKCSHCGNIGHNSRTCNNSSKEPNGGVRLFGVQIDISSVSSTRIKKSLSLDCLSSISPLSPSTSLSSSMFSISENSDKTSTGYQSDGPLDRAPERKKGVPWTEEEHRMFLLGLEKLGKGDWRGISRNFVTSRTPTQVASHAQKYFLRQGSINQKKRRSSLFDMVGDISLVHQTEHDARFGGNFLQIESRISRGLHESISQCFPEKCHLGL